A part of Rhinatrema bivittatum chromosome 16, aRhiBiv1.1, whole genome shotgun sequence genomic DNA contains:
- the LOC115078632 gene encoding tubulin polymerization-promoting protein family member 3-like, translating to MSQELHDAFKKFAVYGDTSATGKDITGKNFSKLCKECKIMDGKAVTTTDVDIVFNKVKTKGARNLTYEEFLEAIKELSSKRFKGKSPEEAYDSMCKLVIGQEPGSAGVTKAVAVGGVDRLTDTSKYTGSHKERFDESGKGKGLAGREDLADNSGYVGNYKGAGTFDQKVQQ from the exons ATGTCGCAGGAGCTGCACGATGCCTTCAAGAAGTTTGCCGTCTACGGCGATACCTCCGCCACGGGGAAGGACATCACAGGGAAGAACTTCTCCAAGCTCTGCAAGGAGTGCAAAATCATGGATGGCAAGGCCGTGACCACCACGGACGTGGACATAGTGTTCAACAAGGTCAA GACTAAAGGTGCTCGGAATCTCACTTACGAAGAGTTTTTGGAGGCGATAAAGGAGCTGTCCAGCAAGAGATTTAAGGGGAAGTCGCCCGAGGAGGCGTATGACTCCATGTGCAAGCTGGTGATAGGCCAGGAACCAGGCAGCGCAGGAGTGACG AAAGCCGTGGCAGTGGGTGGCGTGGACAGACTCACAGATACCTCAAAGTACACCGGCTCACACAAGGAGAGGTTTGACGAGAGCGGCAAGGGCAAGGGCTTGGCTGGGCGCGAGGACCTTGCTGATAACTCTGGCTACGTGGGCAACTATAAGGGGGCTGGGACCTTTGACCAGAAAGTTCAGCAGTGA